The bacterium nucleotide sequence TCAACCGCGTCGACCTCGTCGAGCTGAACGAGGCGTTCGCCGCGCAGTCCCTCCCCGTGATCCGCGAGCTTTCGCTCGACCCCGACAAGGTGAACGTGAACGGCGGTGCGATCGCCCTCGGCCACCCGCTGGGGTGCACCGGCGCCAAGCTCACCGCCTCGCTCCTCCACGAGATGAAGCGCCGAAACGCCTCCCTCGGCCTCGTCTCGATGTGCATCGGCGGCGGGATGGGCGCCGCGGGGCTCTTCGAGCGCGCCTGACCTTTCCGTAATCCACGGCGAAATCTGTTGACATCCGGCGTTTGCCCTCATATCCTATATAGCCTATAATTAATGTCGTCATTCAGTTGGCGCACGGAATCGAAAGGAGACCGACGATGTCCTCTACGCTCAAGCCGGAAACGATCGCCCTTCACGGGGGGCAGAAGCCCGACCCGACGACCAACTCCCGGGCGGTTCCGATCTACCAGACCACCTCGTACGTCTTCAACGACACCGCGCACGCCGCGAGGCTCTTCGGGCTGCAGGAGTTCGGGAACATCTACACACGGATGATGAACCCGACGACCGATGTCCTCGAGCAGCGGGTGGCCCAGTTGGAAGGGGGTACCGGCGCGCTTGCGGTGGCTTCCGGACAGGCGGCGGAGACGCTCGCACTCCTGAACATCGCCCGCGCGGGGGATGAAATCCTTTCTTCCGCCTCCCTCTACGGCGGAACGTACAACCTGTTCCACTACACCTTCTCCAAGATGGGGATCGAGGTGAAATTCGTCGACCCGAAGGACCCGGCGAGTTTCCGGAAGGCGATCACGAAGAAGACGAAGGCGATCTTCGCGGAAAGCGTGGGCAACCCCAAGCTCGACACGCTCGACTTCGCCGCGGTCTCGAAGGTCGCGCACGACGCGGGGATCCCGCTGGTGGTGGACAACACGATGCCGTCCCCCTTCCTGCTGCGCCCCTTCGACCACGGGGCGGACATCGTGATCCACTCGGCCACCAAGTTCATCGGCGGCCACGGGACCTCGATCGGCGGCATCGTCGTCGACTCCGGCAAGTTCGACTGGGGAAACGGGAACTTCCCCGAGTTCACGACGCCCGACCCTTCGTATCACGGGATGAAATATTGGGAGACCTTCGGAAATTTCCCGGGCCTCGGGAACGTCGCGTTCATCCTCAAGCTGCGGGTCCAGCTGCTGCGCGATCTCGGGCCGGCGCTGTCGCCCTTCAACGCCTTCCAGTTCCTCATCGGGCTGGAGACGCTCCATCTTCGGATGGAGCGGCACAGCGCGAACGCCCTGGCCGTGGGGAAGTTCCTCGAGAAGCATCCCAACGTCTCCTGGGTCAACTACCCCGGCCTGCCGAGCCACCCGTCGCACGATCTCGCGAAGAGGTACCACCACCGGGGACTGTACGGGGCGATCCTTGGATTCGGCATCAAGGGCGGCGTCGAGGCGGGAAAGAAGTTCATCGAGAGCGTCAAGCTCTTCTCCCACCTGGCGAACATCGGAGACGCGAAGAGCCTCGTGATCCACCCGGCGTCCACGACGCACCAGCAGCTGACGAAGGCGGAGCGACTCGCCACCGGCGTCACGGACGACTTCATCCGCCTCTCGGTCGGGATCGAGAACGTGGACGACATCATCGCGGACCTCGACCAGGCGCTTCGCAAGAGCTGACGCCGCACTGGTTTTCTCCGCCCGGGGGGTCCGCCCTCCGGGCGTTTTTTCTCTTTCATACTTGACATTAACGTTAAGTAGAAGTATGAAAATAGGAGGGCCCCGGGAACCCGGGGAGGCGCGACGGCAGGCGTGAACCGACGACGGAGGTGAGCCGATGACGACCGGAGAAAAGATTCTTCACGGCGGCGGGTACCTGATCGGGGACGCGACCCCGGGGAACGTGTTTACCCCCGAGGAATTCAGCGACGAGCAGCTTCAGCTCGCCGACACCACGGACCAGTTTCTCCGCGAGAAGGTCCTCCCCCACGTGGAGAAACTGGAAAATCACGACTTCGTTCTGATGGTCAAGCTCCTGCGCCAGTTCGGGGAACTGGGCCTCCTGATGATCGACGCTCCCGAGGAGTACGGGGGTCTCGATCTCCCGAAAACCACGAGCATGCTGGCGGCGGAGAAGGCGGCGATCTACGGCGGTTTTTCCGTGGCGTACACCGCGCACTCTGGCATCGGCACCCTGCCCCTCGTCTACTACGGGACGAAGGAGCAGAAGGAGAGGTACCTCGGGAAGATCATCACCGGCGAGTGGATGGCCGCGTACTGCCTCACGGAGCCCGACTCCGGGAGCGACGCCCTCGGCGCCAAGGCGACCGCCGTCCTCACGCCGGACGGGAAGCACTACCTCCTGAACGGCACCAAGCAGTTCATCACGAACGGGTCCTTCGCCGACCTCTACACGGTCTTCGCCAAGATCGACCGGCAGCATTTCACCGCGTTCCTGGTCGAGCGCACCTTCGAGGGGGTGAAGCCCGGCCCGGAGGAGAAGAAACTCGGGATCCGCGGATCCTCGACGACCTCGCTGATCCTCGAGGACGCGAAGGTACCTGTCGGAAACGTGCTCGGCGAGATCGGCAAGGGGCACAAGATCGCCTTCAATGTGCTGAACGTCGGCCGCCTGAAGCTCGGCGCCTGCGTCACCGGCGCCGGAAAGTTCGCCCTCGCGGAAGCGGTGCGGTACGCGAACCTGCGCAAGCAGTTCGGCGTCACCATCGGGACGTTCGGCGCCATCCGGGAGAAGATCGCCGACACCACGGCGGCGCTGTTCGCCTCCGAGGCCCTGGTGTATCGCGTTGCCGGGATGATCGACGACCGCCTGGCCGCCGTCCCGAAGGGGATCCCCGACTACTACGAGGCGTACCAGCAGGGGATCGAGGATTACTCCATCGAGTGCGCGATAGCGAAGGTCTTCTGCAGCGACGTCCTCGCGCTGGTGGTCGACGAGGTCGTCCAGATCTTCGGCGGATACGGCTACACGCAGGAGTACCCCGCAGAACGCTTCTACCGCGACGAACGGATCAACCGGATCTTCGAGGGAACGAACGAGATCAACCGGATGCTCATCCCCGGGACGCTCCTGCGCCGGGCGATGAAGGGGGAGATCCCTTTGCAGGATGAGGTGATGAAGGCGGTGGGACGCCTCTCCGCCGCCGCGGGGGAAGCGCCGTCCGGGCCGTTCGCCGCGGAAAAGGCGTTGCTGCGCAACCTGAAGGACGCATTCCTCGTGCTGGCGGGCGCGGCCGTGCAGCGGTTCGGCGGGAAGGTGAAGGACGAGCAGGAAACGCTGATCGCCCTCGCGGACGTCGCGATCGGCGTCTTCGCGATCGAAAGCGCGGTGCTGCGGGCCGAGAAGATCGCCGCCTCCGGGAACGCCTCCCGCGCGGAGCTCGCCGCCGCGGCGGCCAAGGCGTTCGCGTTCCCGGCGGCCGAGACGGCCGTCAGCGCTGCGCGGCGCGCGGCGTTCTACGTCGGCGAGGGGGCGACGCTGCAGATGCTCCTCTCCGGGATCCGGCGGGCGACCCGGTACGACGCCTCCGGGCTCCTCGACGCGAAACGGAAGCTCGCCGCCGCCGCGCTCGAATCGGAGCGCTACCCGTTCTGACAGGCGACGCCTTCCGAACTACGGGGGGAACTACGACAGCGTCCACATGGCAGGGTGGCTCGCGGGGGGCTTCCTCTTCGCTACGGCTCGGCGCCGTCCGTGGCGCCTCGCCTGCTACGTTCCGCCTTCCCGCCCTCCTTGGCTCCAGGCGGAACGTACGCCGCTTCGAGGAACCCCCCGCTGCGCCACTCCTGCCTGCGGGAGACGCCCCCAACAGAGAAGCATGGTAATTAGCGGTCGATGGGCGACCAATACCGCTCGTAGTATGATGTGAAAAACATTCAATCCGGGGGTGGGGGATGAGAAAGCTCGCCATCGCGCTGTCGTTCCTGCTGTTGTCGTCGAACGTTTGGGCGCTGGACGTCGCCGGCGTGAAGGTTTCCCCGACGATTTCCTCCCGCCAGAAGACGCTCACGCTCAACGGGGCGGGCATCCGCAAGAAACTCTTCATCAAGGTGTACGTCGGGTCGCTCTACACCGAGCGGAAGGTGGCGACCCCCGCGCAGCTCCTCGCCGATCCCGGCGAGAAGCTCATCCGGATGAATTTCGTCTACAAGAAGGTGGAGAAGGAAAAGATCGTCGACGCGTTCGCCGAGGGTCTCGAGAACAATTCCCCCGCCGTCGCGCGCTCCCCGGAGGCGAAGGCGTTCCTCTCCTGGTTCAAGTCGGATTTCGTCGCGGGCGATACGGTCGACATCTCCCTTTCCCCCGACGGAACGGTATCCGCGACGCAAAACGGGAAGGCCCTCGGGACGGCCCGGTCCCCGGCGCTCGTCCAGGGGGTGCTCCTCATCTGGTTCGGCGAGAAACCGGCCGACAACGGCCTGAAAAAGGGAATGCTCGGCAAGGGATGAGCAGGACAAAGTATGGATATGTAACAAATCAGGGACGCAGGGCGCAGCGGGGTGGAAGCCCCCCCGCCCCAATACGAGCTTTGCGCCGCTGGGGTACCCCCGCTGTAGGAAAAACGGGGGGCACGAGCCCGGAGTGATTTCTTTTTGTTACCTCGGGATGCCGTAGAAGTCGACGATCCGCTTCCGGTATTCCGAGATGTCCCGCGCCAGGGACGAAAGCTTCCCGATCCTCCGATGGATCGCGTCCGTGTGGGAGTCGAGAAGCTCGATGAGGCGCGGCATGATCTTGTCCGGCATCTTCGTCTCGCGATAAATTTCCGCCAGCTCCTGCATCTGCTGGAGCGAAAGCCCCAGTTCCTTCAATTTCAGGACGAACTTGATCCGGCGGATGTCGTCCTTCGTGTAATACCGGATTCCCCCCTCGGTCCGCTGCGGCGGGTCGATCAGTCCCATCTGCTCGTAGAGCCGGAGCGTCCGGGCCGTCACCCCGAGCGAACGGGAAAGTTCCCCGATCTGCTGGTGGTCTTCGCTGGCTTTCAGCTTCATCCGAACCTTACCTCAACGTCAATGTTAACCATCGACCCTCCGGCTGTCAAGGTCTTCTGATACACTTGGTGGCATGGGAAGCGACGATCTGTTGCACGATGATCCCTCCGGCGGCGGGCTCGAAGGGGAGCGGAAGCTGGCGGCGATCCTGAACAGCCTGAGCGAGGCGGTGATCACCGTCGGCCGGGATCATCGCGTCGAATCGTTCAATCGGGCCGCGGAACGGCTGGTCGGAATCCCGGGAGCGGAAGCGCTCGGGAAGGATTGCCGCGAGGTGCTCCGCGCCTCCTTCGGCCCGGCGCAGCACGATTGTCCGATGGGAGAACTCGGCGAGGGGGGAAAGCCCCGGGTCGACGTCGAGGGGACCCTCGTCCGCGCGGACGGCCGCATCGTACCCGTCTCCGCGAGCTGGGCGTTCTTCGCGAGCGAGACGGGCGAAGTCCACGGATTCGTCATCTCCTTCCGCAGCTACGAGGAGATCGAGCGGATCGCCGAGGAGCGGAAGTCGAAATTCCCGTTCCGCGACATCGTCGGAAAGACGCCGCGGATCCGGAGGATCTTCGAGCTCGTCGAGGTGGTGAAGGACACGGATTCCACCGTGCTGATCACCGGGGAGAGCGGGACCGGGAAAGGGCTGTTCGCCCGCGCGATCCATGATCTGTCGCCCCGGCGGGAGAAGCCGTTCGTCAAGGTCAACGCGGCGGCCCTCACGGAGACGCTTCTCGAATCCGAGTTGTTCGGCCACGTGAAGGGGGCCTTCACGGGCGCCGTGGCGGACAAGGTGGGGAGGTTCGAGGCGGCCGACGGCGGAACGATCTTCCTCGACGAGGTCGCCGAGATCTCCCCGGC carries:
- a CDS encoding homocysteine synthase, giving the protein MSSTLKPETIALHGGQKPDPTTNSRAVPIYQTTSYVFNDTAHAARLFGLQEFGNIYTRMMNPTTDVLEQRVAQLEGGTGALAVASGQAAETLALLNIARAGDEILSSASLYGGTYNLFHYTFSKMGIEVKFVDPKDPASFRKAITKKTKAIFAESVGNPKLDTLDFAAVSKVAHDAGIPLVVDNTMPSPFLLRPFDHGADIVIHSATKFIGGHGTSIGGIVVDSGKFDWGNGNFPEFTTPDPSYHGMKYWETFGNFPGLGNVAFILKLRVQLLRDLGPALSPFNAFQFLIGLETLHLRMERHSANALAVGKFLEKHPNVSWVNYPGLPSHPSHDLAKRYHHRGLYGAILGFGIKGGVEAGKKFIESVKLFSHLANIGDAKSLVIHPASTTHQQLTKAERLATGVTDDFIRLSVGIENVDDIIADLDQALRKS
- a CDS encoding acyl-CoA dehydrogenase family protein; protein product: MTTGEKILHGGGYLIGDATPGNVFTPEEFSDEQLQLADTTDQFLREKVLPHVEKLENHDFVLMVKLLRQFGELGLLMIDAPEEYGGLDLPKTTSMLAAEKAAIYGGFSVAYTAHSGIGTLPLVYYGTKEQKERYLGKIITGEWMAAYCLTEPDSGSDALGAKATAVLTPDGKHYLLNGTKQFITNGSFADLYTVFAKIDRQHFTAFLVERTFEGVKPGPEEKKLGIRGSSTTSLILEDAKVPVGNVLGEIGKGHKIAFNVLNVGRLKLGACVTGAGKFALAEAVRYANLRKQFGVTIGTFGAIREKIADTTAALFASEALVYRVAGMIDDRLAAVPKGIPDYYEAYQQGIEDYSIECAIAKVFCSDVLALVVDEVVQIFGGYGYTQEYPAERFYRDERINRIFEGTNEINRMLIPGTLLRRAMKGEIPLQDEVMKAVGRLSAAAGEAPSGPFAAEKALLRNLKDAFLVLAGAAVQRFGGKVKDEQETLIALADVAIGVFAIESAVLRAEKIAASGNASRAELAAAAAKAFAFPAAETAVSAARRAAFYVGEGATLQMLLSGIRRATRYDASGLLDAKRKLAAAALESERYPF
- a CDS encoding chalcone isomerase family protein, which produces MRKLAIALSFLLLSSNVWALDVAGVKVSPTISSRQKTLTLNGAGIRKKLFIKVYVGSLYTERKVATPAQLLADPGEKLIRMNFVYKKVEKEKIVDAFAEGLENNSPAVARSPEAKAFLSWFKSDFVAGDTVDISLSPDGTVSATQNGKALGTARSPALVQGVLLIWFGEKPADNGLKKGMLGKG
- a CDS encoding MerR family transcriptional regulator, translating into MKLKASEDHQQIGELSRSLGVTARTLRLYEQMGLIDPPQRTEGGIRYYTKDDIRRIKFVLKLKELGLSLQQMQELAEIYRETKMPDKIMPRLIELLDSHTDAIHRRIGKLSSLARDISEYRKRIVDFYGIPR
- a CDS encoding sigma 54-interacting transcriptional regulator — protein: MHDDPSGGGLEGERKLAAILNSLSEAVITVGRDHRVESFNRAAERLVGIPGAEALGKDCREVLRASFGPAQHDCPMGELGEGGKPRVDVEGTLVRADGRIVPVSASWAFFASETGEVHGFVISFRSYEEIERIAEERKSKFPFRDIVGKTPRIRRIFELVEVVKDTDSTVLITGESGTGKGLFARAIHDLSPRREKPFVKVNAAALTETLLESELFGHVKGAFTGAVADKVGRFEAADGGTIFLDEVAEISPALQVKLLRVLQDREFEPVGSSRTRRADIRVIAATNRELKEEMRAGRFREDLFYRLNVIPLVVPPLRERREDIPLLVDHILKALRKRGLDRVRAVSPEAMRCLIDYPWPGNVRELENVLERGAVCSRGAVLGVEDVADEVREHARTRPEEPSAVAAKESAAGREDAARRSPEEAPTGERDLLLRTLEEHRWNRGTAAAALGIDRSTLWRKMKRLGIT